One region of Armigeres subalbatus isolate Guangzhou_Male chromosome 3, GZ_Asu_2, whole genome shotgun sequence genomic DNA includes:
- the LOC134221971 gene encoding uncharacterized protein LOC134221971, whose product MDQTRILIPITAGDGRLQQLNRKAAKMREALETKVYDSLDAFLVDSSCTYDYYLDVIRSSIRRPTVLLKRSMTQLWTNPFNPWIAEKLKSNMDLQFVLEEFSCAAYVVEYVNKTNRGISSLHRDLIKLQEEHPDQDYNGLLKKVSIKMLNSVEMSAQEAAWYLLRQPMSEASRKVEFIATMWPQERIKSKKRNKQMDEEDLDDNSTDVWTLNIIQRYELRRGMDDICLADFAAYYSEERSTKHSYRLRLVPRVLRWCSYSMAEMVDYKREMVLLFLPFRNEVCDVLDRNKFLKLYEDNEAAILAKHKEYDCEMNLDQVVEEYIRICSEDDEQQVIADQKRDEFVRTIVMEPNDDDIHNLPTGPLAAVVKQRSNVLSKQEYCEMVRATNAEQRDLIVQVIHSLHSSEENCKPVQIFFTGPAGCGKTFTLRILMETVNRYSQAHNKQHNAYVACASTGKAAVAIGGTTVHSAFRICMSRRQSSKLSFEALQLYRNAFANVKLIIIDETSMLGADVLNTVHVRLQEITGNYDDPFGGMPIVFCGDLRQLPPVNARAVFKPSINSMHGAVLWQSLDFYPLVQVMRQTNEQFSSILTKLATVSGCRLRKSSLLKAGSVRRSGVGSMSLEGSGYSIGTLMSNGITLWR is encoded by the exons ATGGATCAAACCAGAATTCTGATCCCTATTACAGCCGGGGATGGCCGACTTCAACAGCTAAACAGAAAGGCAGCGAAAATGCGGGAAGCTCTTGAAACGAAGGTCTACGATAGCCTTGACGCGTTTCTCGTTGATAGCAGTTGCACGTACGATTACTACTTGGACGTGATTCGCTCTTCCATTCGCCGACCAACAGTTCTGCTGAAACGTTCCATGACGCAGCTTTGGACCAATCCATTCAATCCTTGGATCGCTGAGAAGCTCAAATCCAATATGGATTTGCAGTTTGTGCTGGAGGAGTTTTCATGTGCTGCTTATGTTGTGGAATACGtaaacaagaccaacagaggcaTAAGTAGTTTACATCGTGACCTCATAAAGCTCCAGGAAGAGCATCCAGACCAGGACTACAATGGATTGTTGAAGAAGGTCAgcataaaaatgttaaattccgtGGAAATGTCTGCCCAGGAGGCTGCTTGGTATTTGCTTCGGCAACCGATGTCAGAAGCCAGCCGCAAG GTTGAGTTTATTGCGACAATGTGGCCACAAGAGCGAATAAAATCCAAGAAGCGGAACAAACAGATGGACGAAGAGGATCTCGACGACAATTCCACCGATGTGTGGACGCTAAACATCATCCAACGGTATGAACTGCGCCGAGGAATGGATGATATCTGCTTGGCGGATTTCGCAGCATATTATTCGGAAGAAAGATCCACGAAGCATTCATATAGACTCCGTTTAGTTCCCCGTGTATTGCGTTGGTGCTCATACAGTATGGCGGAAATGGTCGACTATAAGCGTGAGATGGTTCTCCTCTTCCTACCGTTCAGGAATGAAGTCTGCGATGTACTTGATcggaacaagttcctgaagttGTATGAAGACAACGAGGCCGCCATTTTGGCAAAGCACAAGGAGTATGACTGCGAAATGAACTTGGACCAGGTTGTGGAGGAATACATCCGTATATGCAGCGAAGACGATGAGCAGCAGGTGATTGCCGACCAGAAGCGCGATGAGTTCGTACGCACGATCGTCATGGAGCCGAATGATGACGATATTCACAACTTGCCAACAGGACCCTTGGCAGCTGTCGTCAAACAGCGATCAAATGTCTTGTCAAAGCAAGAATATTGTGAAATGGTGCGTGCCACGAATGCAGAGCAGCGGGATTTGATTGTGCAAGTAATCCACAGCTTGCATTCTTctgaagaaaactgcaaaccagtGCAAATATTCTTCACTGGCCCGGCGGGCTGTGGCAAAACATTCACTTTGCGCATTCTAATGGAGACAGTGAACCGGTACAGCCAAGCTCATAATAAGCAGCACAACGCTTATGTAGCATGCGCATCCACTGGAAAAGCAGCGGTTGCAATAGGTGGAACAACAGTGCATTCCGCATTCCGGATTTGCATGTCGCGTAGGCAAAGCTCAAAGCTGAGTTTCGAGGCATTACAACTGTACCGGAACGCCTTCGCCAACGTGAAGCTCATCATTATCGACGAAACAAGCATGCTGGGTGCTGATGTCCTCAACACAGTACATGTCCGGCTTCAAGAAATCACGGGGAACTACGACGATCCATTCGGTGGAATGCCGATCGTATTTTGCGGCGATCTTCGTCAATTGCCACCGGTCAATGCACGGGCGGTGTTTAAACCGAGCATAAACTCTATGCATGGCGCCGTTTTATGGCAATCTCTTGACTTCTACCCATTGGTTCAAGTTATGCGACAAACCAACGAGCAGTTCTCCAGCATTCTCACAAAATTGGCAACGGTGAGCGGATGTCGTCTGAGGAAATCGAGCTTATTGAAAGCAGGTTCCGTACGGAGGAGTGGTGTCGGCAGCATGTCCCTCGAGGGATCCGGTTATTCCATCGGAACGCTGATGTCGAACGGTATAACTCTGTGGCGTTGA